In a single window of the Candidatus Celerinatantimonas neptuna genome:
- the rarD gene encoding Protein RarD, giving the protein MNQTSTTRQGVIYALAAYIIWGIAPIYFKMLRAIPAPEILAHRIIWSCVLILFLVWLSQSWSEVYSAIHRKKQLLVLMITAVLIGGNWLTFIWAINSDHLLDASLGYFINPLVNVVMGMIFLKERFRRLQWFAVALATMGVLFEVIRFGSLPWIAIVLALTFSCYGLLRKQVSIGALPGLFIETALLLPLALLYLFFFDHSATSHLTHNPLTLNLLLVSAGAVTTIPLLFFTGAARRLRLSTLGFFQYIGPSIMFILAILFYDEPFNTNKLLTFVFIWGALIIFSIDAINQRQRGRMS; this is encoded by the coding sequence ATGAATCAGACATCAACGACCCGACAAGGTGTTATCTATGCCCTTGCAGCCTATATCATCTGGGGAATTGCTCCAATCTATTTCAAAATGCTCAGGGCCATTCCTGCCCCTGAAATTCTGGCACATCGAATTATTTGGTCATGTGTGCTGATTCTGTTTCTGGTGTGGTTAAGTCAAAGTTGGTCTGAAGTGTACTCGGCTATTCATCGCAAAAAACAGCTGCTGGTTTTGATGATTACAGCTGTACTCATCGGAGGAAACTGGCTGACCTTCATTTGGGCCATCAATAGCGATCATTTGCTCGATGCAAGTCTGGGATATTTTATCAATCCATTAGTGAATGTCGTGATGGGGATGATTTTTCTAAAAGAACGTTTTCGCCGGCTCCAATGGTTTGCCGTAGCGCTAGCCACCATGGGGGTTTTATTCGAAGTCATCCGATTTGGTTCACTTCCCTGGATCGCCATTGTTTTGGCATTAACATTCAGCTGCTACGGCTTACTCAGAAAACAGGTCAGTATTGGCGCATTACCCGGGTTATTTATTGAAACCGCTCTGCTTTTGCCATTGGCTCTACTGTATCTGTTTTTCTTTGACCACAGTGCAACCTCTCATCTAACTCATAATCCACTAACACTCAACCTGCTATTGGTCAGCGCCGGAGCCGTCACGACGATTCCGCTACTGTTCTTCACCGGCGCAGCCAGACGATTAAGACTGTCAACACTTGGCTTTTTTCAGTATATCGGGCCTTCAATCATGTTCATTTTAGCAATTTTGTTCTATGACGAGCCATTTAACACCAATAAGCTACTCACATTTGTCTTTATCTGGGGTGCGCTGATCATTTTCAGCATTGATGCCATCAATCAGCGCCAGCGAGGTCGCATGAGTTAG